Proteins encoded by one window of Modestobacter marinus:
- a CDS encoding 3-methyladenine DNA glycosylase produces MLPLLVPAPVVLPEAGWTARAAAHQRRMDVWLDPHQQRRRTGVAHPVLDFLFTYYSETPGRLRRWHPGVGVVLTGAAATERASWPFHAEVEVRDAAGERVRGVGLDVPAFLAKRRTSVGWIEGLLRGTAGRPGQFGCFGMHEWAMLYRPEDGEVRHPLPLRLGQAGTDAVVESHRVQCSHIDAFRFFTRAAEPRNTLRPTRDTQQQLEQPGCLHATMDLYKWAYKLSPAVPGELLADCFALAADVRELDMRASPYDLTGHGYAPVAVETPEGKAEYGAAQRAFADRGAVLRDRLLAVCRELLAPA; encoded by the coding sequence GTGCTCCCGCTGCTCGTCCCCGCGCCGGTGGTGCTGCCGGAGGCGGGGTGGACGGCCCGGGCCGCGGCCCACCAGCGGCGGATGGACGTCTGGCTGGACCCCCACCAGCAGCGGCGCCGCACCGGTGTCGCCCACCCGGTGCTGGACTTCCTCTTCACCTACTACTCCGAGACGCCGGGCCGGTTGCGCCGGTGGCACCCCGGGGTCGGCGTCGTCCTGACCGGTGCAGCCGCCACGGAGCGGGCGAGCTGGCCGTTCCACGCCGAGGTCGAGGTCCGGGACGCCGCGGGCGAGCGGGTGCGCGGGGTCGGGCTGGACGTGCCGGCGTTCCTGGCCAAGCGGCGGACGTCGGTCGGCTGGATCGAGGGGCTGCTCCGCGGCACCGCCGGCCGCCCGGGCCAGTTCGGCTGCTTCGGGATGCACGAGTGGGCGATGCTCTACCGCCCCGAGGACGGCGAGGTGCGCCACCCGCTGCCGCTGCGGCTGGGGCAAGCCGGCACCGACGCCGTCGTCGAGTCCCACCGGGTGCAGTGCAGCCACATCGACGCGTTCCGGTTCTTCACCCGCGCCGCCGAGCCGCGCAACACCCTCCGGCCCACCCGGGACACCCAGCAGCAGCTGGAGCAGCCGGGCTGCCTGCACGCCACGATGGACCTCTACAAGTGGGCCTACAAGCTCAGCCCGGCGGTGCCCGGGGAGCTGCTGGCCGACTGCTTCGCCCTCGCCGCCGACGTCCGCGAGCTGGACATGCGCGCCTCGCCCTACGACCTGACCGGCCACGGGTACGCCCCGGTGGCGGTGGAGACGCCGGAGGGCAAGGCCGAGTACGGCGCCGCCCAGCGCGCGTTCGCCGACCGCGGGGCGGTGCTGCGGGATCGGCTGCTG
- a CDS encoding ABC transporter ATP-binding protein — MHPSAPSVLPSATVEAAPAIEVRDLRRSYGDFEAVRGISFEVQPGEVFALLGVNGAGKTSALEVLEGLAPAGGGTVRVLGADPVRERTRVRPHLGVLLQSSGLPGDLTVAETLQIWAGTLTDPRPVPEALAQVQLAHRADVRVRSLSGGERRRLDLALALLGRPRVVVLDEPTTGLDPESRRQVWGLVRGLVADGAAVVLTTHHLEEAEELADRVAVLRAGQIVLSGTKEEIAETQPATIRFTLDEDAPALPQVAGVQVVAQRPRVEWHTRALQPVLGELLAWAAAHHVVLRALDARAASLEQAFLAVAAEARTPSA, encoded by the coding sequence GTGCACCCCAGCGCCCCGTCCGTGCTCCCATCCGCGACCGTCGAGGCCGCTCCGGCGATCGAGGTCCGCGACCTGCGGCGCAGCTACGGCGACTTCGAGGCGGTGCGGGGCATCTCCTTCGAGGTCCAGCCGGGTGAGGTCTTCGCCCTGCTCGGCGTCAACGGGGCCGGCAAGACCTCGGCGCTGGAGGTGCTCGAGGGGCTCGCGCCGGCCGGCGGCGGCACCGTGCGGGTGCTCGGCGCCGACCCGGTGCGCGAGCGGACCCGGGTGCGGCCGCACCTGGGCGTGCTGCTGCAGTCCAGCGGCCTGCCCGGCGACCTCACCGTGGCCGAGACCCTGCAGATCTGGGCCGGCACCCTGACCGACCCGCGGCCGGTGCCCGAGGCGCTGGCGCAGGTCCAGCTGGCCCACCGGGCCGACGTCCGGGTGCGCAGCCTCTCCGGCGGCGAGCGTCGGCGGCTGGACCTCGCGCTGGCCCTGCTGGGCCGGCCCCGCGTCGTGGTGCTGGACGAGCCGACGACCGGCCTGGACCCGGAGAGCCGGCGACAGGTGTGGGGGCTGGTCCGCGGCCTGGTCGCCGACGGTGCCGCCGTGGTGCTCACCACCCACCACCTGGAGGAGGCCGAGGAGCTCGCCGACCGGGTGGCCGTGCTGCGGGCCGGGCAGATCGTGCTCTCGGGCACGAAGGAGGAGATCGCCGAGACCCAGCCGGCCACCATCCGCTTCACCCTCGACGAGGACGCGCCCGCGCTGCCACAGGTGGCCGGGGTGCAGGTGGTCGCGCAGCGTCCGCGGGTCGAGTGGCACACCCGCGCGCTGCAGCCGGTGCTGGGTGAGCTGCTCGCCTGGGCGGCGGCGCACCACGTCGTCCTCCGGGCCCTGGACGCCCGCGCCGCCTCGCTGGAGCAGGCCTTCCTCGCCGTGGCCGCCGAGGCCCGCACCCCGTCCGCGTGA